In Leptolyngbya sp. 'hensonii', the following are encoded in one genomic region:
- a CDS encoding DUF2330 domain-containing protein, which translates to MSTGPIAMRLLRVLLSFCLVCVALVSFAPEAWAFCGFYVSKADTSLYNRASQVVIARDGDRTILTMANDYQGDVKDFAIVVPVPVVLKEEQVRVGNPKIIERLDAFSAPRLVEYFDSDPCAIRKVARPSAVGQATSERRESAGNRAADALGVTIEARFTVGEYDILILSAKESDGLATWLTSNGYRIPQGASQLLQPYLRQKMKFFVAKVNLAEYNKSGFQSLRPLMMAYESQKFMLPIRLGMINAQSEQDLVVYILSPKGQAEVTNYRTVKVPSGDEIPVFVKNEFGNFYKSMFQNSYTREGKKVAFLEYAWSMSNCDPCSADPLNSDELRQAGVFWLTPNGPYRQVFITRLHVRYTRDKFPEDLMFQETSNQESFQGRYVLRHPYTGEVQCREGQAYRRSLPVRFEREAQTLARLTGWDIRDIRRKANLTQTQTPPWWENVWPK; encoded by the coding sequence ATGTCTACAGGACCGATCGCCATGAGATTACTGCGGGTTTTGCTTTCCTTCTGTCTGGTTTGTGTGGCCCTGGTTAGTTTTGCCCCTGAAGCCTGGGCGTTTTGCGGATTCTATGTTTCTAAAGCGGACACCAGCCTTTATAACCGGGCGTCCCAGGTGGTGATTGCCAGGGATGGCGATCGCACCATCCTGACCATGGCCAACGACTATCAGGGGGATGTGAAAGACTTTGCGATCGTGGTGCCGGTGCCGGTGGTCCTGAAGGAAGAACAGGTGCGGGTGGGCAATCCCAAGATTATCGAGCGGCTGGATGCCTTTAGCGCCCCGCGCCTGGTGGAGTACTTTGATTCCGATCCCTGTGCCATTCGTAAGGTTGCGCGGCCATCAGCAGTTGGACAGGCCACTTCAGAACGGCGGGAAAGTGCGGGAAATCGGGCTGCCGATGCACTGGGGGTGACGATCGAGGCCCGGTTCACGGTTGGGGAGTATGACATTCTGATTCTGAGTGCAAAGGAATCGGATGGGCTGGCGACGTGGCTGACTTCGAACGGCTACCGCATTCCCCAGGGGGCCAGCCAGCTCCTGCAGCCCTACTTACGGCAGAAGATGAAGTTTTTCGTCGCTAAGGTCAACCTGGCCGAGTACAACAAGTCGGGCTTCCAGTCTCTGCGGCCCCTGATGATGGCCTATGAGTCTCAGAAGTTCATGTTGCCGATTCGTCTGGGAATGATCAATGCCCAGAGCGAGCAGGACCTGGTCGTCTACATTCTTTCTCCCAAGGGACAGGCTGAGGTCACGAACTATCGAACGGTGAAAGTGCCCTCTGGGGATGAGATTCCCGTGTTTGTGAAGAATGAATTTGGCAACTTCTACAAGTCCATGTTTCAGAATTCCTATACTCGGGAAGGGAAAAAAGTGGCCTTCCTGGAATATGCCTGGAGTATGAGCAATTGCGACCCCTGCTCCGCTGACCCCCTGAATTCGGATGAACTGCGGCAGGCTGGTGTCTTCTGGCTCACACCCAATGGTCCTTACCGGCAGGTTTTTATTACCCGCCTGCATGTTCGCTATACCAGGGACAAGTTCCCAGAAGACCTGATGTTCCAGGAAACCTCAAACCAGGAGTCTTTCCAGGGAAGGTATGTGCTGCGGCATCCCTATACGGGCGAGGTCCAGTGTCGGGAAGGGCAGGCATATCGTCGATCGCTGCCGGTCCGCTTTGAAAGAGAAGCCCAGACCCTGGCCCGATTGACCGGGTGGGACATCCGTGATATCCGTAGGAAGGCTAATCTGACCCAGACCCAAACCCCACCCTGGTGGGAGAATGTCTGGCCCAAGTAG
- a CDS encoding putative quinol monooxygenase → MTPTETITVTARFKIKPGLEGMLRRELDTVMALTRNETGCISYNLHQSDSDPLQFLMLEQWVSQEALDEHLQMPYIKSLFVKAAMLLAEPVELDFWKSLI, encoded by the coding sequence ATGACACCAACCGAGACCATTACCGTCACTGCCCGCTTTAAAATCAAGCCCGGACTGGAAGGAATGCTCAGGCGAGAACTGGATACTGTCATGGCGTTAACCCGAAATGAGACGGGTTGCATCAGTTACAACCTGCACCAATCTGATAGCGACCCGCTCCAGTTCCTTATGCTGGAGCAATGGGTCAGCCAGGAAGCCTTGGATGAACATCTCCAGATGCCCTACATCAAATCCCTGTTTGTCAAGGCTGCCATGCTGTTAGCTGAGCCCGTCGAGCTTGATTTCTGGAAATCGCTGATCTGA
- a CDS encoding DUF4278 domain-containing protein produces the protein MQLTYRGVVYDYNPPAVTVANDGVTRKYAGLTWLVQALRRFSKHETDLEVKYRGAADRASEKPIPSLEEKARLLVIQHHLSDRHRQLSMHSRVAAQLGIPA, from the coding sequence ATGCAATTAACCTATCGCGGCGTTGTTTACGACTATAATCCTCCTGCTGTCACAGTAGCCAATGATGGTGTGACCCGGAAATATGCAGGGTTGACCTGGTTGGTACAAGCTCTGCGCCGTTTTTCCAAGCATGAAACTGATTTGGAAGTGAAGTATCGGGGTGCCGCCGATCGTGCCAGTGAAAAACCCATCCCTTCCCTCGAAGAAAAAGCCCGTCTGTTAGTAATTCAGCATCATCTTTCCGATCGTCATCGTCAACTATCCATGCATAGCCGAGTTGCAGCCCAACTGGGTATCCCTGCTTGA
- a CDS encoding PhzF family phenazine biosynthesis protein, with amino-acid sequence MSYPIVQVDTFTDRPFAGNPAAVCVLPQREPDDWMQTVAQEMNLSETAFLLQQVDGYNLRWFTPAVEVDLCGHATLASAHVLWSEGYLPLNTPARFFTRSGLLTAQRQGDWIELDFPATVAAAVSPLPDLESALGVTATFVGKNSFDYLIEVESAEVLRAIQPDFARLRTLGGLRGVIVTSASDHPEYDFLSRFFAPGVGIDEDPVTGSAHCCLGPYWRDRLHKDEFTAYQASARGGVVRVRCAGDRVLLGGQAVTVLRGELG; translated from the coding sequence ATGTCCTACCCCATTGTTCAGGTCGATACATTCACCGATCGTCCTTTCGCCGGAAACCCGGCAGCTGTCTGTGTTTTGCCCCAGCGAGAACCGGACGACTGGATGCAGACGGTGGCCCAGGAAATGAATCTGTCAGAGACGGCCTTTCTCTTGCAACAGGTTGATGGGTACAATTTGCGCTGGTTCACACCAGCCGTTGAAGTTGATCTCTGTGGCCATGCGACCCTGGCCAGTGCCCATGTCCTGTGGTCAGAAGGATATCTCCCTCTCAATACACCGGCCCGCTTCTTCACCCGCAGTGGCTTATTGACAGCCCAGCGTCAGGGCGACTGGATTGAGCTGGACTTTCCTGCCACTGTGGCGGCAGCAGTTTCTCCCCTGCCCGACCTGGAATCAGCCCTGGGAGTAACAGCCACCTTTGTCGGGAAAAACAGCTTCGATTACCTGATCGAAGTGGAGTCTGCTGAAGTGCTGCGGGCCATCCAGCCAGACTTTGCCCGGCTCAGAACCCTGGGAGGATTGCGTGGGGTGATCGTCACCAGTGCTTCTGATCACCCGGAGTACGATTTTCTATCCCGATTCTTCGCTCCGGGTGTGGGCATTGACGAAGATCCTGTGACAGGCTCAGCCCACTGCTGCTTGGGGCCTTACTGGCGCGATCGACTCCACAAGGATGAATTCACCGCCTATCAGGCATCCGCCAGGGGGGGAGTAGTTCGGGTTCGCTGTGCGGGCGATCGGGTACTCCTGGGGGGACAGGCGGTAACGGTGCTGCGAGGGGAATTAGGTTGA